The following nucleotide sequence is from Mesorhizobium sp. CAU 1732.
GCACCGCGTTGCACTCGACGAACACGAACCCATCGACCTCGTTGCCCCCGGCAGCCTCGTGGTAGTCCCCCGGCAGATAGGACCTGTCCAGGATTTCGTTGCCGGCCAGCCAGGGATAATGCGGGCGTGCGGGGTCCCACAGATGGACGTGGGTGTCGATGATGGCTGTTTCCGGCAAGCTGTCCTCCCAGCGCGATTGTCCTCAGGCCCCAGATAAGCCACTTTGCGCGCATCGACCAAGCCCGCCGCATGCGAAAACCGCCGGTGGGGCATCCGGAGGAACGACATGCTGCGCCACATCCATCCCCTGCTCGGCCCCGATCTCCTGTTCGCGCTGCGCACGATGGGCCACGGCGACGAGATCGTCATTGCCGACGCGAACTTTCCCGCATCGACGCTCGGGCCGGAGGTCATCCGCGCCGACGGCATGGGCGCCGAAGCCATCGCCGAGGCGATCCTGACCCACATGCCGCTCGATACGTTCGCGCCGGTCTCCGCATGGCGTATGGCGATGGTGGACACGCCCGACATCGTGCCGCCGATCTGCCAATCCTTTCAGGAGATCGTGACGCGCCGCGCCGGCAACTTCGCCATCGCGCAACTGGAGCGCTTCGCCTTCTACGAGCGTGCGGCCAAGGCGGCCTTCATCGTCGCGACCGGCGAACAGGCGCTCTACGCCAATTTGATCCTGAAGATGGGTGTGGTGACGGCCGAAGAAACCGCGCGTTTCAGATGACGAGATCGCGCAGATACGGATTCTGCCCGACGGATGCCGCATAAGCGGTCGGATCGATCTCCGCGATCAGCAGCGCTTCGTCCGTGTCGCCCGCTGCGGCAAGCACGCTGCCATCGGGCGCGGCAACCGTCGACAATCCCGCATAGACGTAGCACGGATCCGCGCCGCAATGGTTCACATACGCCACGAACACCTGGTTCTCGAAGGCGCGCACAGGCACCATCTGGCGCGCGATGAAGGCCGCATGGTCGCTTGCGGGTAGCGCGGTCGGCACCAGCACCAACGAACAGCCGGCCTGCGCGAGGCGGCGCACGTTTTCAGGAAACTCGACATCGTAGCAGATCAGCATGCCGCACGAGATACCGTCGAGATCGAAGGTCACGGCGGCGGGCCGCTCCGGCCTGAACAAGCCGCGCTCGTAAGGGCCGTAGAGATGCGATTTGCGATAGACCAGCGGCGCGTCCTGCCCGTCCACCAAGACCGCGCTGTTCCAGACGGCACCACTGCCCGCCTCCGCGAAACCGGCGACG
It contains:
- a CDS encoding RbsD/FucU domain-containing protein; the protein is MLRHIHPLLGPDLLFALRTMGHGDEIVIADANFPASTLGPEVIRADGMGAEAIAEAILTHMPLDTFAPVSAWRMAMVDTPDIVPPICQSFQEIVTRRAGNFAIAQLERFAFYERAAKAAFIVATGEQALYANLILKMGVVTAEETARFR
- a CDS encoding carbon-nitrogen hydrolase family protein is translated as MKIAALQMQAVAGDVAANLARIEDAAGEASRLGARLLVAPELAVTGYGAGDAMTALAEPADGPIVQRLQSISAQTGVAIVAGFAEAGSGAVWNSAVLVDGQDAPLVYRKSHLYGPYERGLFRPERPAAVTFDLDGISCGMLICYDVEFPENVRRLAQAGCSLVLVPTALPASDHAAFIARQMVPVRAFENQVFVAYVNHCGADPCYVYAGLSTVAAPDGSVLAAAGDTDEALLIAEIDPTAYAASVGQNPYLRDLVI